The DNA window TTGCagacacttcaaactacatatGACTGTAGGCAGTAGCCTACCAGTAGGGCAACCCTGCCCTGAGGATCAGCGAAGCAGCCATTCTTCAAGCAATTGGGACATACACGCCGCCCAGGCTGAAGGGCTGTTTGTTTGCTTTTCTATCCCTTGTATTTGACAAGAGACTAAGGGGCCCCAAGAGCAACACTCCAGGGAGGGCTTATCAGGGGCCCCTCCCGATTCCACTGATGACAGGGTCCTGCTTGGTTCAGATTGGACATCCTCAGACGTCACCGCCGCTCTCGTTTATATTCACCAACACTGAAAGgtctactgttaaaaaaaaaaaaacactgcagatTTATGGGCGACACGCTAGGATTTGGGCTTTGGCCACAGTTGATGGAAATTCTTTAATCTGTGGAAAAAGGACAACTGGATACCAGGGGACTAACGGGTGAAATATTTGTGTGGGACTTTGGTATCAATAGAATGCAACAGCATGGTAAGAAGAGGACATCAATCAAATGATTCTGGCCTGAAGAACTGACCCACTGCAAAGTGTTACACATTTTTGCTTCAGTGAAATATCTTGCTAATTCTCTAGTCTGATAATATAACCCTACATGGCTATTCAGGTCCAGTTTTGTCTAACTGTTGATTGAATCTGGTATCCAGAACTACAAGTATTTAGGAGTCACTCAAATAACACACTACTTATACACCATTAGCTCAGCAGTCATGTCTTCATCTTTAATATGAAGTTACAAAGTAATTCACATCTAAATACAGAATTATTTACATAGATGatgcatataaaaaaaagaagatattTACATGACATCAATTGGCACAACATGACATGCAGCATCTTTTATCAACATTTGATAAGATCATGCACAAGCACTTCCACGAGTGATACACTGTTTCTCTAGAATGACTTAAGGCAACATCTGGCAAGATATGTTGGCTCTCAACTCACAATACAAAAATCCCTGTAAgatattttaaaaggaaaatctAGTATTGCCAGAATGGTTTAAAGGGACATAACATGTTCTAGCCCTTGTTACCctataacaaaataaacacaattaggaatattaccagagaaaaatacattttgttcttaGTCACGCTTCACAGTTTTCTTCTTACTGTTGGATTAGTTCTACTGAACAGCCAGGGTGAcagagaggagggcagaactGGGCTCAGATTCTATTGGAAATCTTTCAAATCCTTTTAGGATTTGCTCTAGTCTATTAGACGTGCCAGGAAAATGGGGTTTGTCATTTGTGATACTATGGTTATGGTCCCTTAAAGCAAAATAatctaacaacaaaaaaaatgtatttgaaaatatttccaATATTAATTGAACCCAGCTCGGGAGAGGGAAGTGACCAGTCTCCATTGTGTCTCAGGCAGTCAGCCTAAACTAATCATAAAACCTAGAGAACAATAACACTTTGCTAACTCCGCATTTTTTAAAGTCCGGCCTTTAGAGGGTGATGGATGAGAAAGTCACAGAACTGAACACAGTACAAACATTAGAGGGACGTAtcatgaaaacagaaaacacacagcgGTGAGGAAAGGGAGAATGCCTAAAGAGAATGTAACAACTTGTGCACACATTTATTGTTGCTTGCCTTTCACCAATGCTGCAATGATTAAATATCAATGCGTTAAGTCCTAAGCTAACAGCACAGCTCCCAAGTCTGGCCCAAACAATGAGCCGTGCTTAGCTACTGTGGTAGCTCACTCTACCTCAAACTGTATCAAGAAATGtagatatacatttaataattgAAAAATTTTGAACCAAAAATAGACCTCTAATTAACTTTTATCCTTTTTTAGATTTGAGGAAATTGTTTTCCCACAACAAAAACATCTCAATCGTTTGATAGGCGCCAGGCTCTTTTTCCATGTTAGAAATACTTTCCACAATCTAGACATAAAAGAAGGAGCAGTGTCTGAGTCATCTGTTCCAGGTGGAAAAAGGGAATACAGTTGAAGttggaagtttacatacacctgaaccaaatatatttagaaacagttgttcacaattcctgacatttaatccAGGCAAAGATTCCCTGTCTTAGGTCAGTTAGGatcactttattttaagaatgtgaaatgtcagaacAATAGTATAGAGTGATTTATTTCAGCTTTTTCTTTCATCACATATCCAGTGGATCAGAAGTTTTGCATACactcaattagtatttggtagcattgcATTGCCAAAGGGTTAAATTTTTGTTTCCTCCAAAAAGTACAATCTGTCAATCTTGCAAACCATAGTCTGTCTTTTTTATTGCAGTTTTGTAGAAGAAGTGGCTTATTCCTTGCGGAGCGGTTTATCAGGCTATGTCGATATAAGACTCATTTTACTGTGGCTATAGATTATTTTGTACCGGTTTCCACCAGCATCTTCACAAGATCATTTGCCAATGTTCTGGGATTGATTTACCAAAATATCTTAATCTCTAGGAGACAGAACACGTCTCCTTCCTGAGTGGTATGACAGTTGCCTGGTCCCAAGGTGTTTATATATCATACTATTGTTTGGAAATTGCTCCAAAGGATGAACTAGACTGGTGGAGGTCTTCAATTTTTTTCTGAGATCTTAGCGGGTTTATTTTTAGTTACCCATGATGTCAAGCAAAGAGGCACTAAGTTTGAAGTTAGGCCTTGAAATGCACCCACAGGTGACTCAAATGACAAATCCAATTGactcaaattatgtcaattagcCCATTAGAAGCTTCTAAAGCCAtgacattttctggaattttccaaGCTGTAAAACGGCACAGTCAACTTAGTGTATATAAACATCTGACCTACTGGAattgttataatgaattataaagttTGTCTAAACTTTTTTCGGAAAAATTACTCAAAGTAGAAAAATGAGTTTTAATGACTTCAACCTAAGTGTATGTAACTTCCAACTTTAGCTGTATGTAGTACGCACTTTACTCATACGTTATTATAGAAACCTACAAGTACGACTTCACACATTCACTTTCTAACAACAATgttggataaaaaaataaatactatttaTATGTACATGTGTCAAACATACAACATGGGGTACTGactcacaaatgtgaacatttaaaaaaaaaaaaaattaccctCATATACTGCTGTCTTTCCATGTTTCTTCTGGAAATGTTGTAGCTCTTATAGTATAGTTTGCAGACGAGTCCATACATGTCACAACACATTTCTATGTTTACTCTTGTCCTTGCATATATGCAGAAGAGTACCAGGGAGAGACTTCGATGTTGCACCCTTCATGATTGACCGCTACATTGCTGTGTTATAGATGCAGAATCAGTGTCCTGTTTAAGTGCTTGTTTTATTGAGGCCCTGCATAACAATAAAAGGTAATAAACTCATTCCCTACCATTTCCATTGGATGTTCGTTGAATCCATCAACTATTAGAGTAGGCTTTTGAACATTATACGTCTGTGTCCCAGACACCGCTGGAGATAAGGAGGGTGAGGAAGACCGATGTTAGCGTGTAGCTTCCTGTGAGCCCTGCCGTACCACTGAGGGGTGAGGTAGTGGCGAACACTGCCTCGGTCTCGTTCCAGGGTAGAGGAAGGTTACAGATATTCCCTTCACAGCACGCTGTGCAGACCTACAGGAGGacagtttcaacattagataCAGCCCCTCATCTCGTTCTCCCTGAATATCCGTGCCTCTTCCTTTACAGGCCATGGTGCAGACTTCTGAGGTAGCGAGGACACTCACCTTTCAACAGGGATTATGATGACAGCATGTGAGACAGTTCAAGCCTCCTCTTTATGTTATCTGGAACACTTTTGGAGGATTTTCGGATTAACTCCAAAGCACGTTTAAGTGGTGGTGATGTGGACAGGACCGTAATGTAAAGGGGCCATGTTCACCTTATTTGACCCTGGCTCTGACCAGACTCTAGCTTAGACATCAACTACTACCTAAGATCCGAATTTAATCATGAATGTTTCCCTGTTGGAGATATTTGGCACCAAAAACAACTACCTACCTCAAAGTAATGACTGAAAGGgtcccagtaaaaaaaaatgccatACCCAAAGTCAACCAGATTAATACCTCGCAATAACCTCCCAGCACCAGGCCAAACCATTAACTTTCCCCATTCTAATCCCATTCGGATGATTCTATGACCTTGGGAAGGGTTTCTTTGGTCTAATTATTCTTGTTGACTTTAGCCATGCCATTTTCTGAATATTATGTTTTCAAACCTGTTAAGGAAATTCCAAGAATTCCTATTTATTCCCATCCTCCATTCCAGGAATAATCTGGCATATCTGGAAAACATAGGCATCTTGGGAGACAATTCACCTTGTTTCCTTCATGGTCTTCAGAGCATCCAGTAGAGAGGCAGTCATCCAGAGCCACACAACGCTTTGTCACAGAGAGACTGTCCCCCTCCAGATTCATCATGTGACGCGTGTAACAGTATCTGGACTCTGTTGACAATATTAAAGATAGTAAATAAGACGTGCCATCCTGGGGGAGCTGTTCTACCCAtgtaacctgaatgggctgcaggtcaAATTTTgctcactgccattagagtataaaaccatgcattctgtaatgtaagcattccattttgaagaaaaagtagtgatatttgaaattttgactgtattccaccacacacacacgcaaacacacacacccacacacacacacacccacacacacacacacacacccacccccacacacacaatttcttccattggcctacaatgggaaaatggttaaatctggtagaagagtttgtgtgcacgtgtgcgcgcctgtgtgtgcgcgtgtgtgtgatggaatacagtcaaaatttcatctaaatgaaatgcttacattacataatgcatggttttatactctaatggcagtgagatgaaaaagtgtgtttttaatggaagtcaatggaacatttttgtccacaaaggtgtccagagggagtatctggcactacataaaatatactaatgcaatcaaatacattttgttgcaaatctttgacatatccaagactctaatcaccaccaaagccccatgcccctactatttattatatggaaaatataatgtttttaatgatttttttgtaataaataacgaggtaattcaaacaatcaagctggcatttaaagggttaaaatcctgaaaattattgaatgtttggttgttttgagcaggtttcaagttgtttaagagatttatgaaaaaaaaagctggaaatattttatgtcagtttattgtacatgtacatttttgtccaccaaggtgtccaaagggtagtacatttgaggggcgcacaagggttaattgacttggtgttatactgtgataattatgtgttcccttaattgttcccttcattttttggagcagtgtagttCAGTTAGCTTAACATTTGAGTGCCAAATGAGATGAGACAATACatcattttttctctctctaattTTACCCCTTCAATTCAAGTAGGCTACCTAGTTGAATTGAATCCATTACCATACGGCATCTGATATACTTCAATGCCATATATGGCTAGATGTCATTATTTTACAAGTACACAAGAACAGACAATTTTACAATCTAAGTATATCATCTGGTCATGACCTGACCAATCTAAATCAGATCGAAACTGATGTTTGAAAAATCTGTTAAATCCCAATGGGAGCCTACCAGAGTTGTCGGATGTCACTATTGTCACTTTTAAAATGAAGTCTAGTAAAACATGGAGGAAATGCCAATAGTTTTGGTGAATTGCATCCTTTCACCAAACTCCCTAATCCCATATAGAGTGTGTTTTCGGGTCTGGCGAAGTACTGCGAGTGTCTATCCAAAGATCTAAGAGTCCGTTATTAGTACAACAAATGGGTCTTTCTAGGGCTTGGCTAAGATTAACTGAATCATTAAGCGTGTCCCGTAAATCTGTCGGATAGTGGTCGAGACAGTCAACTCTCTTTTAAGCAGCAATATATTTATGAGCTAAACATGTCTGCACCAGGGTGAAATATAGGTAATAATAAACAGGTACAGAGGCTTCCATTGAACAAACAGAAAGGTCATTTATAATTTGGTGACAGCACTCAGAAGAAAAGAATGCCTAATCTAAATACATAGTAGGAGTAGGCCTATCTAGGACAGAGATAAGGcacaactttacattgtatTATTACTGCCTGGATAGGACTTGAAAAGATCAATTCTGGGATTTTGGGCAACCAGTTATAAAAGTGGCATTGTCGAGCCAAAACGGGTCCCCAAAAATGTGTAGTATGTTTAGTTTGCTATCATTTTGCTAAACATTATCACAATTGTACTGGTGGCTAGGTAGGATAGCTTACTAGCTACTCCCACTCTTCCACCATTACACATCCTCTCTCCTGGTTTATGTGGCATAGGAACATGTTCATTTTGAGGGGCTTGGGTGGAGAAGTTCTTGGGTGGACAGTTCTCAACCTCCAAACTTCTATCAGTAGCCCTTGCAGCAATTGGAGGGAAAAGGCTGGTTGTTGGTTTTGACAGGTAGGTGTTTATTTGCCACGCCAAGAGACACCCACATTAAACTACACCTCAAAGACAAATCTATTCCGGGCCTGTCATGGCCAGGCCTGTATCTACCATTGAGGCCACAGAAgtcttttcattaacattttacatgcTGAATAACATATTCAGTTCTACAAAAACATAACACTTTATAAAGCAAAGTACATACTTTATAAAGCAATTAGAATTCAGTTAGCTAACTTTTTGAACTTGCCTATAGGTAAATCACAATTTCACAATCTCTTGTAATAGCTTGCTTTTGTGatttacttttaaatgtttatctTGGGATTTTGCATTGATTTAAGTACAGATAAAGTTGTTCTCTGAGCCCAAATTAAACAATGAAATCAGAAATGCTATAAAACATGATAGACAATGTTGTTTCAAGAGAGAATTGGACATAAAATGATAATTCTATTCAGTTCATGCTCTGAAAAAAAGcatatattttccttttggaGCTCAATCATTTGCTCCAGTTGGGGTTGGGTTTAGTCAGTATTTTGACCTCAGTATTTCTGGAGTCTAAGATATGACCTTAAtcagggatgggcagtatttatgatacaaaatataatttcgtatttaataatataatatatattattaaatattatttaataatataataattataataatataattgatAGGGTTAaagaaaatggcttcatattttaTATCAAAATACATTAGTGTTTTGTAGTTCAGAAATACTGTTAAATACTGCTAGTAGTCTACATGATGACATAAaaatgctgcctctgattggtgcctactcagtaatttgcccagacttGACATCAGAACAGAAAATCTCTACTGGAGTTTAAATGTTCTTACTGCActattaatgtgtatgtgtcctcTATACCTATATTCTGaggctctcaatagattcagtggttggagttgggaTAATACTCTTTCACAAGTTCTGTTCCtatattttgattacatttctggctacatttaaaatcaaaacatctTGATCATTTAAAAACTGTTGACAaagtgttaaaatgtttgttttcaacatccaaataggtgtccaatgattgataaattaataattgattgctaaatGATTGTACCCCAAGTAGCTGTTTAGCaggatcatgattttgcataccattgcatgaatgactgccagaaacatttattataatatttatgattaacaatcaaatgattaattcCTTAGAAACTAGGTGCCATCAGTTGTattcttatgaatgacttgtttgtcattgagtcagtgtttCTGATGCAATgtaggcccttcattaccaaacaccaactaaattaggatacaattatgagtcattagcaaactgttaaacattaatatttggttgcataTGTCTGATTTATCGCATGATTCgttaggcagagaaaagctgttgatatcaaacattgtctacccagtcaactgagtcagtgtactgtttaagggacagatcaaataggctgatagatggaatcaactgagtcagtgtactgtttaagggacagatcaaatcatagactgtatatgGATCAAATAGGCTGATAGATGGattcaactgagtcagtgtactgtttAAGGGACAGATCAAAACATAGACTGTATATGGATCAAATaggctgatagatggaatcaactgagtcagtgtactgtttaagggacagatcaaatacgctgatagatggaatcaactgagtcagtgtactggtgaagggacagatcaaatcatagactgtatatgGATCAAATaggctgatagatggaatcaactgagtcagtgtactgtttaagggacagatcaaatcatagactgtatatgGATCAAATaggctgatagatggaatcaactgagtcagtgtactgtttaagggacagatcaaatcatagactgtatatgGATCAAATaggctgatagatggaatcaactgagtcagtgtactgtttaagggacagatcaaataggctgatagatggaatcaactgagtcagtgtactgtttaagggacagatcaaatacgctgatagatggaatcaactgagtcagtgtactggtgaagggacagatcaaacAGGCCGATTGATGGAAGGTTTGCGAAGTGATATaatgctcccttgtaaaagtatttttgaaatacaaaaatacagtagtttattttgatgcatggtgtggctgctgtattttgtagCTTATTTTGATACCAAATACCTTCATTTTAAGTgtatcttattttaaaatacattttgtccatCTCTGGCCTTGGTTATGGCTCGTGTATCAAACTCTACAAGCCAAATCAGTTGGGTGCAGTCACTCTGTTGGTCATGTACTTATCAATGGTTGTGATATGTATATTTTGCCCTAATGGTCTGACTCACCTTGTGGGCAGTACAGGTCTGGCGCCCAGCGATTACACTCATAGTTGTCAGGTGCCTCTTCACAGGTGAAGCATTTAAACCCACCTGGAAATGGAGTGGCTGTaataacatacacacatgtattacacacacacaccaaatagtAAATCATACACAGGGTGCAAGCACAGTCAGTGACACAGCCACAGCCATCACACATGTAGGCTCAGTGACCCGAGGCCCTAAAACATTGAATAATATTAGCAAGTTAATGCCAAAATAATTAGCTTATGAAATTGGGACCGAAAAGAATAGAACATCTGGGTAAATAAGAGGAACAGTTCCACCTCTGGACCAGGAGACCACACTGTTTTGGGGAAGTCTTGGAAGCAAGCTTAATTATATTTCTGTAGTTGTAGTCACCAAACAAGAAATTCCCTTTTTCCACACATATGGTTCTGATAAAGACCTATAGTGACAAGTGCACTACGCAAATTCAGCGAAGCGTCCCAACTAAAAGCATGCAGCCCAGTGGGTCCCACCCTTTTCAAAGCACGCTCCCCAGAGGATGGAAAATGTCCACGGCTGCCATCTGCTGTGATCAAACAAACGAGGAGGCAGTTAGTTTTTTTCAGTTTCGCACCATTACGTTAATGTGATTGGCCCCAGTGACAGCTGCATGTCTGCAGGTCAGGCTAACTTCATTTAGAACACAAATCTTGCTGCCAATCACCACGGTTACGTCCCAATTCCCTATGTTGTGCTCGGTGTCAGCCATTGGCCCTTGGTGAGAAGGAGTCCAATATGTAGGGACTAGGGTTGTATTTAGGATGCCCATCACCCTCACAGCTAGGTCGACTTGACTTCTCTTCATCTCCCAGCATGCCTCACTGCAAGCTAGACGTTGACCCTTCTACCTTAACCTCCCAGTATGTCTGTTAAGTTACCAAACCACCTCCTAGCTGCCTTCTCATATGAAGAGACAAAACAATTGAAACACACCACTGAAAGTCTCTCTTGCtgccccaccccccaaaaaaaaaaaaaaaaaaaaaaggtctgcAGTGGGACTAGAGGGGTGGCCTTGAGCCGACACGGATATGGAGCCGTATCCTGGAAAGCCAGCATGGTGCTAACCTGATCCAGGGACTTCTGCTTCTGTGATGAAAGAGCCACAGATCTTAAGAGACGTGGGAGGGCTGACCTCTAGTATGCCCGCTTCCTGGGGAGAGTTAGCTGACCTCTAGTATGACCGCTTCCTGGGGAGAGTTAGGGTTGTGGCAAAACctgatcgggggggggggggggttataccGGCATATGCCCCTCTACAGTAACCCAGCCTGTCATGGAACACTGGAGAGAGAAAGTTGAGGAACCAATGTTACGGAAAGCAGCTATTCCCTTGTCTCAGGAACACCATATAAT is part of the Esox lucius isolate fEsoLuc1 chromosome 16, fEsoLuc1.pri, whole genome shotgun sequence genome and encodes:
- the lypd6 gene encoding ly6/PLAUR domain-containing protein 6 — translated: MEPWPAVAWVLLLTVIADWLKTAQSKDFTEQDIIYLHPSTTPFPGGFKCFTCEEAPDNYECNRWAPDLYCPQESRYCYTRHMMNLEGDSLSVTKRCVALDDCLSTGCSEDHEGNKVCTACCEGNICNLPLPWNETEAVFATTSPLSGTAGLTGSYTLTSVFLTLLISSGVWDTDV